A single window of Granulicella mallensis MP5ACTX8 DNA harbors:
- a CDS encoding phytoene/squalene synthase family protein, whose protein sequence is MSTPEITAAYAVCRDIAKREAKNFYYAFRVLPQHKSDAMCAVYAFMRKADDLADDESLSLEARRDAMTAWTAAWRESRTSPTNDPVFLALKDTQQRFEIPDDLLEQLVAGTTLDLNPQPEGVTTLVVQDHRCFDRTLQVYDNFAALHHYCYLVASVVGLVCIRIFGYKDRRAEQLAIDTGVAFQLTNILRDVKEDAERGRIYLSADLLSEHGVTPEHLLAITEGKASNPADIALLRGFEKHAQTLYRSADELIPLLDPDSRAAMRVLVRIYRGLLNLIAEEPAAVFRGRVSMPTSRKLGILLVGMVQSMKARRSA, encoded by the coding sequence GTGAGCACACCAGAGATTACAGCGGCCTATGCGGTTTGCCGCGACATCGCCAAGCGCGAGGCCAAGAACTTCTATTACGCCTTTCGCGTCTTGCCGCAGCACAAGTCCGATGCGATGTGCGCGGTCTATGCGTTCATGCGCAAGGCTGACGATCTCGCCGATGATGAGTCGCTCTCGCTGGAGGCTCGCCGTGACGCCATGACGGCATGGACAGCGGCTTGGCGGGAGTCGCGCACCTCGCCGACGAACGATCCGGTCTTTCTCGCTCTGAAAGACACACAGCAGCGCTTTGAGATTCCCGACGATCTGCTTGAACAGCTTGTCGCAGGCACGACCCTCGACCTCAATCCACAGCCTGAGGGTGTCACAACCCTGGTCGTGCAGGACCACCGGTGTTTCGATCGCACGCTACAGGTCTATGACAACTTTGCGGCGCTGCATCATTACTGCTATCTCGTAGCCTCGGTCGTCGGGCTCGTCTGCATTCGTATCTTTGGCTACAAGGACCGCCGTGCCGAACAGCTCGCGATCGACACAGGCGTTGCCTTTCAGCTTACAAACATCCTGCGCGATGTAAAGGAAGACGCGGAGCGCGGGCGCATCTATCTCTCCGCCGACTTGCTGAGCGAGCACGGTGTTACTCCCGAGCATCTGTTGGCGATCACTGAAGGGAAAGCGTCAAACCCGGCGGACATTGCTTTGTTACGGGGCTTTGAGAAGCACGCCCAGACGCTCTATCGCAGCGCCGATGAGTTGATCCCTCTGCTCGATCCAGATTCGCGTGCCGCCATGCGAGTGCTGGTGCGGATCTATCGCGGGCTGCTAAACCTTATCGCCGAAGAGCCCGCGGCAGTCTTCCGCGGACGCGTCTCGATGCCGACTTCGCGGAAACTCGGAATTCTCCTTGTCGGCATGGTGCAATCGATGAAGGCGCGCCGCTCGGCGTGA
- a CDS encoding zinc-dependent alcohol dehydrogenase, giving the protein MAETMKAAVLHAREDLRVERVPVPTAGPGELVLRVDAALTCGTDLKVFRRGYHAKMLTLNRLFGHELAGTVVEVGEGVTAFALGDRVVPLNSAPCDACFFCRQGQQNLCDDLLFNNGAYAEFIGIPARIVEKNTLKLPAVMPFEHAALTEPLACVMRGLEESQAKAGQTVIVLGAGPIGLLFIHAASLEGLHVIAVVKRSDQVGTAKRFGAQQVLRIGDVADPIAAARALTPEGRGADIVIEAVATPEAWQWAVQMARKGGLINLFGGPPAGTTVQFDTNLLHYSDLTLKASFHHTPSTARAAFDLLCSGRFQCQDFLTGTATLDEVPEVFTRMLVRPAEGIVPEIKTAIFPGRPANELHPAFAAAEKVSA; this is encoded by the coding sequence ATGGCCGAGACCATGAAAGCTGCCGTGCTGCACGCCAGGGAAGACCTCCGGGTGGAGCGCGTCCCTGTGCCCACAGCAGGCCCCGGTGAACTGGTGTTGCGGGTAGACGCCGCGTTGACCTGCGGTACAGACCTCAAAGTGTTCCGTCGCGGATATCACGCGAAGATGTTGACGCTCAACCGCCTCTTCGGCCATGAGCTGGCGGGGACAGTCGTTGAAGTGGGTGAGGGCGTCACCGCCTTCGCGCTCGGCGATCGCGTCGTTCCGCTCAACTCCGCACCCTGCGATGCCTGTTTCTTCTGCCGCCAGGGCCAGCAGAACCTCTGTGACGATCTGCTGTTCAACAATGGGGCCTATGCCGAGTTCATCGGCATTCCCGCGCGGATCGTCGAGAAGAACACCCTCAAGCTTCCGGCAGTAATGCCGTTCGAGCACGCGGCGCTTACCGAGCCGCTGGCCTGTGTCATGCGGGGCCTTGAAGAGTCGCAGGCAAAGGCCGGACAGACGGTGATCGTGCTGGGAGCCGGACCCATCGGGCTGCTGTTCATTCACGCCGCGTCGTTGGAAGGCCTGCATGTGATCGCGGTAGTCAAGCGTTCGGACCAGGTAGGCACAGCGAAACGCTTTGGCGCGCAGCAGGTCTTGCGTATCGGTGATGTCGCCGACCCCATTGCCGCGGCTCGCGCACTCACGCCCGAAGGCCGGGGAGCGGATATCGTGATCGAAGCCGTCGCTACACCCGAGGCCTGGCAGTGGGCGGTGCAGATGGCCCGCAAAGGCGGACTGATCAATCTCTTTGGCGGCCCTCCTGCGGGCACGACGGTTCAGTTCGATACCAACCTGCTTCACTACTCCGATCTCACGCTCAAGGCGAGCTTTCATCACACGCCTTCTACCGCTCGAGCGGCGTTCGATCTACTGTGCTCGGGCCGTTTTCAGTGCCAGGATTTCCTTACCGGTACTGCTACTCTCGATGAGGTGCCGGAGGTCTTTACGCGCATGCTGGTGCGTCCGGCCGAGGGGATCGTACCCGAGATCAAGACGGCGATCTTTCCCGGCCGTCCGGCGAACGAGCTGCATCCAGCGTTTGCTGCGGCAGAGAAGGTGAGCGCGTAA
- a CDS encoding MlaE family ABC transporter permease produces the protein MKLVSPGAFAKNVVASVQEYSLLSGRAIGNLFTNPRYIADTFTQMDSIGVGSLPIVVLTGFFTGCVLALQAAVSLKEFGAINMTGKLVALSMVKELGPVLTGLMVSGRNASGMASELGSMKVTEQIDAMRALGTDPIRKLVTPRLVATVFMLFFLTIISDACGTGGGALVAVVLLRLNGPAFFHTAYMSLVGGDVVEGLVKPLFSGFIIATIGCYYGLRTTGGTQGVGKATTQAVVASSVLIILVDFLVTQLMIGIFGR, from the coding sequence ATGAAACTTGTCTCCCCAGGAGCCTTCGCGAAGAACGTCGTTGCCTCGGTGCAGGAATACTCCTTGCTGTCCGGACGCGCGATCGGCAACCTCTTCACGAACCCGCGCTATATCGCCGACACCTTCACGCAGATGGACTCCATCGGCGTTGGGTCGCTTCCTATCGTCGTTCTGACAGGCTTTTTCACCGGCTGCGTTCTCGCTCTGCAGGCGGCTGTCTCCCTGAAGGAGTTCGGCGCCATCAACATGACCGGAAAGCTGGTCGCGCTTTCGATGGTCAAAGAGCTCGGCCCCGTGCTGACTGGGCTGATGGTCTCTGGCCGCAATGCCTCCGGCATGGCCAGCGAACTGGGCTCGATGAAGGTCACCGAGCAGATCGACGCCATGCGCGCGCTGGGCACCGACCCGATTCGCAAGCTCGTGACACCGCGCCTGGTCGCGACGGTCTTCATGCTCTTCTTCCTGACCATCATCTCGGACGCCTGTGGCACAGGCGGCGGAGCCCTGGTGGCCGTCGTCCTGCTGCGTCTTAACGGCCCGGCCTTCTTCCACACGGCCTACATGTCGCTGGTCGGGGGTGACGTGGTGGAGGGCCTGGTCAAGCCGCTATTTTCAGGCTTTATCATCGCGACCATCGGCTGCTACTACGGTCTGCGAACCACGGGAGGCACCCAGGGCGTCGGCAAGGCCACAACGCAGGCCGTCGTCGCCTCTTCTGTCCTGATCATTCTTGTCGATTTTCTTGTGACGCAGCTCATGATCGGGATCTTTGGAAGGTAA
- a CDS encoding ABC transporter ATP-binding protein, translating into MTLPTPDLQVAAQPSIEMPPGAAIVEFKDVSIGFEQNHVLKNISFRVERGETRIILGPAGGGKSTLLKLANGLLQPDSGEIWIFGKPLSGMSEREIFELRAHIGMVFQESALFDSLTVEDNVAYRLHEERVPEEEAHDRVVEALRFVELEKAIAKFPPELSGGMRRRVSIARAIISKPDLILYDSPTGGLDPITSTTIIELVVKQRDVSNTTSLLITHRLQDAFTLATHRFSPSTGHMEPIPDGKLDPGTKFLVLNEGKIVFDGTTHELTHTQDPWLRAYLE; encoded by the coding sequence ATGACCCTGCCCACTCCTGATTTACAAGTCGCCGCACAGCCGTCGATCGAGATGCCACCCGGCGCGGCGATCGTCGAATTCAAAGACGTCTCCATCGGCTTCGAGCAGAACCACGTTCTGAAGAACATCTCGTTCCGCGTCGAGCGCGGCGAAACCCGCATCATCCTTGGCCCCGCGGGCGGCGGCAAAAGCACGTTGCTGAAGCTGGCGAATGGTTTGCTCCAGCCGGACAGCGGAGAGATCTGGATCTTCGGCAAGCCGTTGTCCGGCATGTCTGAGCGCGAGATCTTCGAACTGCGCGCGCATATCGGCATGGTGTTTCAGGAGAGTGCGCTCTTCGACTCCCTCACCGTGGAAGACAACGTGGCCTACCGCCTGCATGAAGAGCGCGTCCCAGAAGAGGAAGCCCATGACCGCGTCGTCGAGGCCCTGCGTTTCGTCGAGCTGGAGAAGGCCATCGCCAAATTCCCTCCGGAGTTGAGCGGCGGCATGCGGCGGCGCGTCTCCATTGCACGGGCGATTATCAGCAAGCCCGACCTGATCCTCTACGATTCCCCCACCGGAGGCCTCGACCCCATCACCTCGACCACCATCATCGAGCTGGTGGTGAAGCAGCGAGACGTCTCCAACACGACCTCGCTGCTGATTACGCACCGGCTACAGGATGCCTTCACTCTGGCCACCCATCGCTTCAGCCCGTCAACGGGCCATATGGAACCCATTCCTGATGGCAAGCTCGATCCGGGCACGAAGTTTCTCGTGCTGAATGAAGGAAAGATCGTCTTCGACGGCACGACCCATGAGCTAACGCACACGCAGGATCCCTGGCTCAGGGCTTATCTGGAGTAG
- a CDS encoding dienelactone hydrolase family protein, which produces MIVIDNEYVDLETPTGSMRTHIVRPSAPGRFPGILMFSEIFQVTSPIHRTAVQLAGHGYVVAVPEIYHEYEPKGTVFAYDQAGSDRGNALKTAKPVSAYDSDARAVLAHLAERPDCTGRLGVMGICLGGHLAFRAAMNPEVLGTVCFYATDIHKGTLGLGMKDDSMARAGEIKGELLMAWGRQDPHIPTEGRMQVLARLNEVGTKLNWHEVNGAHAFLRDEGARYDADLARSTFGLALSLFHRTLAVGAP; this is translated from the coding sequence ATGATCGTTATTGATAATGAGTACGTAGACTTGGAAACTCCCACAGGCAGCATGCGGACGCACATCGTCCGGCCCTCCGCTCCGGGGCGGTTTCCGGGCATCCTGATGTTTTCAGAGATCTTTCAGGTCACGAGTCCCATTCATCGGACTGCCGTGCAACTTGCCGGCCACGGCTATGTCGTTGCAGTGCCGGAGATTTATCACGAGTATGAGCCTAAGGGCACGGTGTTTGCCTACGATCAGGCAGGCTCCGACCGTGGCAATGCGCTGAAGACCGCCAAGCCCGTCTCCGCCTACGACAGCGATGCCCGGGCGGTGCTGGCTCATCTGGCGGAACGGCCGGACTGCACGGGACGGCTCGGCGTCATGGGTATCTGCCTCGGAGGCCATCTCGCGTTTCGCGCTGCCATGAACCCGGAGGTGCTGGGGACGGTCTGCTTTTATGCGACCGACATTCACAAGGGCACCCTTGGACTCGGAATGAAGGATGATTCCATGGCTCGAGCGGGAGAGATCAAAGGGGAACTTTTGATGGCCTGGGGCCGCCAGGACCCGCACATCCCAACCGAAGGCCGTATGCAGGTGCTTGCCCGGTTGAACGAGGTGGGTACAAAGCTCAACTGGCATGAGGTCAACGGAGCGCATGCGTTTCTGCGGGATGAAGGGGCTCGCTACGATGCGGACCTGGCGCGCAGCACGTTTGGACTGGCTTTGAGCCTATTTCATCGGACGCTGGCGGTTGGAGCGCCGTAG
- a CDS encoding acyl carrier protein codes for MSSLTIQDRVLKVIATSKRLPLESVQADGSFEALGIDSLDRLNILFDLESEFDIEINDEEAKQIKNIHEMVEGITHLLQAKTSSSPTE; via the coding sequence TTGTCAAGCCTGACCATCCAAGATCGTGTTCTCAAAGTCATTGCGACCTCGAAACGACTGCCCCTCGAAAGTGTTCAGGCCGACGGCAGCTTCGAGGCCCTCGGAATAGACTCGCTGGACCGCCTCAATATCCTCTTCGACCTCGAAAGTGAATTCGACATCGAGATCAACGACGAAGAAGCCAAGCAGATCAAGAACATCCACGAGATGGTTGAAGGAATCACCCATCTTCTCCAAGCGAAGACCTCCTCTTCGCCCACCGAATAA
- a CDS encoding beta-ketoacyl-[acyl-carrier-protein] synthase family protein, whose amino-acid sequence MHRVVVTGTGVISALGHNTAGFWQSLTTGTSGIREIENIDTSQIRFKHGAEVRGYVPEEYFEAKDISLMDRFAQFAVLSAREAIAEAGIEWTQALREETAVITGSCLGGRGAEESGYWELFHNGRTRVHPLTIPLSMSNAGASHICMRFGIEGPAYTISTACASSAHAIGQAFWMVRSGAAPLAIAGGSEAPMFLGGLKAWEALRVVSKDTCRPFSAERSGLVLGEGAGMLVLEPLEAALARGARPLAEIVGFGMSADAGHITQPVATGPSRAMKLALRDGGLSPEQIGYINAHGTATEANDRIETAAIHSVFGSHAGKLAVSSTKSMHGHALGAAGAIEAVSSILSLRHGILPPTANFLTADPVCDLDVIPNQARMASVEACLSNSFAFGGLNAVLAFKAFV is encoded by the coding sequence ATGCACCGGGTTGTCGTCACAGGAACAGGTGTTATCAGCGCGCTTGGCCATAACACCGCCGGGTTTTGGCAGTCATTGACCACGGGAACCTCCGGCATCCGCGAGATCGAGAACATCGACACCTCGCAGATCCGGTTCAAGCATGGCGCTGAGGTTCGGGGCTATGTTCCCGAAGAGTACTTCGAAGCCAAAGATATCTCGCTCATGGACCGCTTCGCGCAGTTCGCGGTTCTCTCTGCCCGTGAGGCAATTGCCGAAGCAGGCATTGAGTGGACACAGGCTCTGCGCGAAGAAACAGCCGTGATTACCGGTTCCTGCCTGGGCGGACGCGGCGCGGAAGAGAGCGGCTACTGGGAGCTCTTCCACAATGGCAGGACCCGTGTTCACCCCCTCACGATTCCCCTCAGCATGAGCAACGCCGGAGCCAGCCATATCTGCATGCGGTTCGGCATCGAAGGCCCGGCCTATACCATCTCCACCGCCTGCGCCTCTTCTGCCCATGCGATCGGCCAGGCTTTCTGGATGGTCCGCTCCGGGGCCGCACCCCTCGCCATCGCGGGTGGCAGCGAAGCTCCCATGTTTCTCGGCGGCCTCAAGGCCTGGGAGGCTCTGCGCGTGGTCAGCAAAGACACCTGCCGCCCCTTCTCCGCCGAACGCAGCGGCCTGGTCCTCGGCGAAGGTGCTGGAATGCTGGTACTCGAGCCCCTGGAAGCAGCGCTCGCCCGCGGAGCGCGCCCGCTCGCTGAGATCGTCGGCTTCGGCATGTCCGCCGACGCCGGCCACATCACCCAGCCCGTCGCCACAGGCCCCAGCCGGGCCATGAAACTCGCTCTTCGTGACGGGGGCCTCTCCCCTGAGCAGATTGGCTACATCAATGCCCACGGGACAGCGACCGAAGCTAATGACCGCATCGAAACAGCGGCGATCCATAGCGTCTTCGGCTCACACGCCGGAAAACTAGCTGTCAGTTCCACCAAGTCCATGCACGGTCATGCGCTGGGTGCAGCCGGTGCGATCGAAGCTGTGTCCAGCATCCTCAGTCTCAGGCACGGCATTCTTCCGCCGACCGCAAACTTCCTTACGGCGGACCCTGTCTGCGACTTAGACGTCATTCCCAACCAGGCTCGCATGGCTTCTGTAGAGGCTTGCCTCTCGAATTCCTTTGCCTTCGGTGGCTTGAACGCGGTGCTTGCCTTCAAAGCTTTCGTCTAG
- a CDS encoding NAD-dependent epimerase/dehydratase family protein, with product MPVLVTGASGFLGGRLAEVLAREGEQVTVLARPNADLRHLSASNVRVVRGSLTDRDSLLESVREATHIFHCAAASTDWASMEVYVESNVRGTEMLLAAAREARQLERFVHVSTTDVYGYPVIPCAENGALRDVGLPYNRTKILAEEAVWRAARKEGLPVTVVRPATIYGPRGKAFVTDIAELLQQGQMAHIAGGRTTGGFLYVDNAVDAMMSVAQSPATLGQVYNLTDGTGVRWHEYVAALADGLGYKQPWINLSYGVAMAVASVMEAPYQMLKALPGRPLLTRHAVSLLGRDQEYPSEKARTEFGFLPRVSMAEGIARSVAWLKDLS from the coding sequence GTGCCGGTACTGGTGACGGGGGCGAGCGGGTTTCTGGGCGGCCGGTTGGCGGAGGTGCTGGCGCGCGAAGGTGAGCAGGTAACCGTGCTGGCTCGTCCCAACGCCGACCTTCGTCACCTGTCGGCGTCGAACGTACGGGTCGTGCGGGGAAGCCTGACTGATCGCGACTCCTTGCTGGAGTCCGTGCGCGAGGCGACCCATATCTTTCACTGTGCGGCGGCTTCGACCGATTGGGCCTCGATGGAGGTCTACGTCGAGAGCAACGTGCGAGGGACGGAGATGCTGCTCGCGGCGGCGCGGGAGGCTCGCCAGCTCGAACGCTTCGTCCACGTCAGCACGACGGATGTCTATGGCTATCCGGTGATTCCATGTGCTGAAAACGGCGCACTTCGAGATGTGGGACTACCGTACAACCGGACGAAGATCCTGGCGGAGGAAGCCGTCTGGCGCGCTGCGCGGAAGGAAGGCCTGCCGGTAACGGTAGTCCGGCCCGCGACGATCTATGGGCCACGCGGAAAGGCCTTTGTGACCGACATTGCGGAGCTGCTGCAGCAGGGGCAGATGGCTCACATCGCTGGGGGAAGAACGACGGGCGGATTTCTGTACGTCGACAATGCGGTGGATGCCATGATGTCGGTGGCCCAGAGCCCTGCAACTCTGGGGCAGGTCTACAACCTGACCGACGGAACCGGAGTGCGCTGGCATGAGTACGTGGCCGCACTGGCAGATGGGCTGGGCTATAAACAGCCCTGGATCAACCTGTCCTATGGGGTGGCCATGGCGGTTGCGAGTGTGATGGAAGCTCCGTACCAGATGCTGAAGGCATTGCCGGGAAGACCGCTACTGACACGGCATGCGGTGTCTCTACTGGGGCGAGACCAGGAGTATCCGAGCGAAAAGGCACGCACGGAGTTTGGATTTCTTCCGCGGGTGTCGATGGCGGAAGGGATAGCCCGATCGGTGGCTTGGTTGAAGGATCTGAGCTAG
- a CDS encoding aminotransferase class I/II-fold pyridoxal phosphate-dependent enzyme, translating into MRTQPPSEETAAPAKKNFPSSSGQMFQDYFASDRKDTYKKHDLIDARARRLFENTALACSIDAYPFQAPLSSRSGPEVVMDGHKMLMLSSYDYLGLIGDPRVDEAAIEAIRRYGTGTGGVRLLTGTLDLHQEMEQALAEFKGTQSAITFTSGYAANLAVISALFGPADRVIADALSHRSLMDACRLAGVQVQRFEHNSPASLRHELENGPEANRTLIISDGVFSMDGDIGCLPELIALKKEFDCFLLMDESHASGVLGKHGRGTDEHFGVPTDEVDIWTGSLAKGIPASGGFVAVSQRLSIFLQHASAPFIFSGAMAAPVAAAVLATLKILKQEPERVARLQANAIFLREGLQSLGYDTGLSETAVIPVMLHDDTTTALFARKLRDHGILVSPVLFPAVAQGSARLRLCVTAAHTQEHLEFALDVFSKMRSE; encoded by the coding sequence ATGCGTACTCAACCACCCAGCGAAGAAACCGCCGCCCCAGCTAAGAAGAACTTCCCCTCCTCTTCAGGACAGATGTTCCAGGATTACTTTGCCTCTGATCGCAAAGATACCTACAAGAAGCATGACCTCATCGATGCGCGGGCGCGCAGGCTGTTCGAGAATACGGCACTGGCCTGCTCGATCGATGCCTATCCGTTTCAAGCTCCTCTGAGCAGCCGCTCTGGGCCTGAGGTTGTCATGGATGGCCACAAGATGCTGATGCTGTCGTCCTACGACTACCTGGGATTGATCGGCGATCCGCGCGTGGACGAAGCCGCGATTGAGGCGATACGGCGGTACGGCACAGGGACAGGAGGCGTTCGTCTCCTGACGGGAACGCTGGACCTGCACCAGGAGATGGAACAGGCCCTGGCAGAGTTCAAGGGAACTCAGTCGGCCATTACCTTCACCTCGGGATATGCCGCGAATCTGGCGGTGATCAGCGCGCTCTTCGGGCCCGCCGATCGTGTGATCGCCGATGCGCTCTCGCACCGGAGCCTGATGGATGCGTGCCGCCTGGCAGGGGTTCAGGTCCAGAGGTTTGAGCATAATAGTCCGGCGTCGCTGCGGCATGAGTTGGAGAACGGCCCGGAGGCGAATCGCACGCTGATCATCTCGGACGGCGTGTTCTCGATGGATGGCGATATCGGCTGCCTTCCTGAACTGATCGCCTTGAAGAAGGAGTTCGACTGCTTCCTGCTGATGGATGAGTCGCATGCTAGCGGCGTACTGGGTAAGCATGGACGCGGAACGGATGAGCACTTTGGTGTGCCGACGGATGAGGTCGATATCTGGACCGGATCTCTGGCGAAGGGGATTCCCGCGAGCGGAGGCTTCGTCGCTGTGTCGCAGCGTCTGTCTATCTTCCTGCAGCATGCTTCGGCTCCCTTTATCTTTTCGGGCGCGATGGCGGCGCCTGTAGCCGCGGCTGTTCTCGCGACGCTGAAGATCCTGAAACAGGAGCCGGAGCGCGTCGCGCGGCTGCAGGCGAACGCAATCTTCCTGCGCGAGGGACTCCAGAGCCTCGGATACGATACAGGTCTCTCTGAGACCGCGGTGATCCCGGTCATGCTGCATGACGACACGACAACCGCCTTGTTTGCGCGGAAGCTACGCGATCATGGAATTCTGGTATCGCCGGTGCTGTTTCCTGCCGTAGCGCAGGGCTCGGCGCGTTTGCGGCTATGCGTGACGGCGGCTCATACGCAGGAGCATCTCGAGTTTGCGCTGGACGTCTTCTCCAAGATGCGGAGCGAATAG
- a CDS encoding ABC transporter permease encodes MIRLPGSLSSIRGRETLARAQALKRTWPVVMDLCVAGIGLACFYGVVRIAHYWFGHAEPEIVISLSPRALPLYAFYSIVRIGLAYILSLLFAVGYGYVAAYSRRLEPLMVAGLDICQSIPVLSFLPGVMLAMVALFPTRQIGVEMGAILLIFTGEVWNMAFSFYSSIKSIPRELSEAATIYRFSRWQRLWQLELPYGAIGLVWNSMVSVAGGWFFLMACEMFVLGTRDFRLPGLGSYLQTAASENDTRAIVMGLAVMIGIIVAIDQLIWRPAIVWSDKFKFEQVEGGAHVRSPLLHLLTHSGALRTLRRHTLDPVSENIYCSLAQRRERRLSLADGVTEKKGSAWFRWVAVLLLLVAVIYLASEALILLRQVRAPQLVAVLHGAAATFLRVNIALVIAAAWTIPVGVAIGFNPKLARLAQPLAQIAASVPATALFPVILLALIRVGGGMGIASILLMLIGTQWYILFNVIAGAMAIPSDLREVAQLFHFSTLQRWRTVILPGIFPFLITGMVTASGGAWNASIIAEYFHLNNQTMQTVGLGAQISSATDHGEFHLLLLSTIVMALMVVTINRLVWRPLYRLSETRYKLDA; translated from the coding sequence TTGATTCGGCTTCCCGGCAGCTTGAGCTCCATCCGCGGCCGTGAGACGCTGGCACGCGCGCAGGCGCTGAAGCGTACCTGGCCGGTGGTCATGGACCTGTGCGTCGCCGGCATCGGCCTCGCCTGCTTTTATGGTGTGGTGCGTATCGCCCATTACTGGTTTGGGCATGCGGAGCCGGAGATCGTCATCTCGCTCAGTCCACGTGCGCTTCCGCTCTATGCGTTTTATTCGATCGTGCGCATCGGCCTCGCTTATATTCTGAGTCTGCTCTTCGCTGTCGGCTATGGATATGTTGCCGCGTACAGCCGCCGGTTGGAACCGTTGATGGTGGCAGGATTGGATATCTGCCAGTCGATCCCGGTCCTGAGTTTTTTGCCGGGCGTGATGCTGGCGATGGTGGCGCTTTTTCCCACCCGGCAGATCGGCGTTGAGATGGGTGCAATCCTGCTCATCTTTACCGGTGAGGTCTGGAACATGGCCTTCAGCTTCTACTCGTCGATCAAGAGCATTCCGCGTGAACTGAGTGAAGCCGCTACTATCTATCGGTTTTCGCGCTGGCAGCGGCTGTGGCAGCTTGAGTTGCCGTATGGAGCCATTGGGTTGGTGTGGAACTCCATGGTGTCAGTGGCCGGCGGCTGGTTCTTTCTCATGGCCTGCGAGATGTTCGTGCTGGGTACGCGGGATTTCCGCCTGCCTGGGCTAGGTTCCTACCTGCAGACGGCGGCGAGTGAAAACGATACCCGGGCGATCGTCATGGGTCTTGCCGTAATGATCGGCATCATCGTGGCGATAGATCAGTTGATCTGGCGGCCTGCGATTGTCTGGAGCGACAAGTTCAAGTTCGAGCAGGTAGAAGGTGGAGCGCATGTGCGTTCGCCGCTGCTGCACCTTCTAACCCATTCTGGCGCACTGCGTACGCTGCGGCGCCACACCCTCGATCCGGTGTCGGAGAACATCTACTGCTCTCTGGCGCAGCGGCGGGAGCGGCGACTGAGTCTTGCGGATGGAGTCACGGAGAAGAAGGGAAGCGCGTGGTTCCGGTGGGTAGCGGTGCTGCTGCTGCTCGTTGCTGTGATCTACCTGGCTTCGGAAGCCTTGATCCTGCTTCGTCAGGTAAGAGCGCCACAACTTGTGGCTGTTCTACACGGCGCTGCTGCGACGTTCCTGCGGGTGAATATCGCGCTGGTGATTGCCGCGGCCTGGACGATTCCGGTCGGCGTCGCTATCGGCTTTAATCCGAAGCTCGCGCGGCTCGCGCAGCCCCTGGCTCAGATTGCGGCTTCTGTACCGGCGACGGCTTTATTTCCTGTTATTTTGCTGGCCTTGATCCGGGTAGGCGGAGGCATGGGAATCGCGTCCATTCTGCTGATGTTGATTGGAACGCAGTGGTACATCCTGTTCAACGTGATCGCCGGTGCAATGGCGATTCCGTCCGATCTGCGCGAGGTGGCCCAGTTGTTCCACTTCAGCACGCTCCAGCGCTGGCGCACGGTCATTCTGCCGGGCATCTTTCCTTTTCTGATTACGGGAATGGTTACGGCATCGGGCGGCGCGTGGAACGCGAGCATCATCGCAGAGTACTTCCATCTGAATAACCAGACCATGCAGACTGTAGGCCTCGGTGCGCAGATCAGCTCGGCAACGGATCATGGTGAGTTTCATCTGCTGCTGCTCTCCACAATTGTGATGGCGCTGATGGTGGTCACAATCAATCGGCTGGTGTGGCGGCCTTTGTATCGTCTGTCGGAGACGCGCTACAAACTGGATGCGTAA